The following coding sequences lie in one Prosthecobacter vanneervenii genomic window:
- a CDS encoding ammonium transporter, with protein sequence MTQPLLKSTGSGAARILSAPAVLAFATTTTASAADTPAASTINSGDTAWLLVSTALVLFMMIPGLALFYAGLVRAKNILSILMQCFALTAVLSLVWLACGYSLSFSDGGALFGGLGKAFLSGVSTTSTRSDCPTIPELLHFAYQMMFFLITPGLFIGAFAERMKFKAILIFSIVWSLLVYVPCCYGVWHKAGAFFGLSGVIDLAGGIVVHITAGVAALVACIMVGPRKGFPSAQFMPHNLPLTITGAGMLWVGWFGFNAGSQLAANGAAAMTLVVTHLSACAAAVTWMLIEWLRNGHPSALGIATGCIAGLAAITPASGKVGPIGAVCIGAISAWVCWLACAKLKNKFRYDDSLDVFGVHGVGGFVGTMLVAVFGSTSFAGGLGDFSIGSQLVTQGLASLYTILLSGVFSYAILKVLDLTIGLRVSPEEESQGLDLAEHGETAYND encoded by the coding sequence ATGACCCAGCCCCTGCTGAAAAGCACCGGGAGCGGGGCCGCACGGATTTTATCCGCGCCGGCCGTGCTCGCATTTGCCACCACCACCACAGCCAGCGCTGCAGACACTCCTGCCGCCAGCACGATCAACAGCGGGGACACCGCGTGGCTGCTGGTCTCCACCGCTCTGGTGCTCTTTATGATGATCCCCGGCCTAGCGCTGTTTTACGCCGGGCTCGTGCGTGCCAAGAACATCCTCTCCATCCTGATGCAGTGCTTTGCGCTCACCGCTGTGCTGAGCCTGGTGTGGCTGGCCTGCGGCTATTCCCTATCCTTCTCAGATGGTGGCGCCCTTTTCGGCGGCCTGGGCAAGGCCTTCCTGAGCGGCGTCTCCACCACCTCCACGCGCAGCGACTGCCCCACCATCCCTGAGCTGCTGCACTTTGCCTACCAGATGATGTTCTTCCTCATCACGCCCGGGCTTTTCATCGGTGCCTTTGCGGAACGCATGAAGTTCAAGGCCATCCTCATTTTCAGCATCGTTTGGAGCCTGCTGGTGTATGTGCCCTGCTGCTATGGCGTGTGGCACAAGGCCGGGGCCTTCTTTGGCCTTAGCGGGGTGATCGACCTCGCAGGCGGCATTGTCGTGCACATCACTGCAGGGGTGGCCGCGCTTGTAGCGTGCATCATGGTGGGCCCCCGCAAGGGCTTTCCCAGCGCTCAGTTCATGCCGCATAATCTGCCCCTGACCATCACCGGCGCTGGCATGCTCTGGGTGGGCTGGTTTGGGTTCAATGCGGGCAGCCAGCTGGCAGCCAACGGTGCAGCAGCGATGACGCTCGTGGTCACACACCTGTCCGCCTGCGCTGCTGCCGTCACGTGGATGCTGATCGAGTGGCTGCGCAACGGCCACCCGAGCGCCCTCGGCATCGCCACGGGCTGCATCGCCGGACTGGCGGCCATCACCCCTGCCTCAGGCAAGGTGGGTCCGATCGGCGCGGTGTGCATCGGCGCCATCTCCGCCTGGGTCTGCTGGCTGGCGTGCGCCAAGCTGAAAAACAAATTCCGCTATGATGACTCCCTGGACGTCTTTGGCGTGCACGGCGTCGGCGGCTTTGTGGGCACCATGCTGGTGGCCGTGTTTGGCTCCACGAGCTTTGCCGGCGGCCTGGGAGACTTTAGCATCGGCTCCCAGCTGGTCACGCAAGGCCTGGCGTCCCTTTACACCATCTTGCTTTCCGGTGTCTTCAGCTATGCCATCCTGAAGGTACTGGACCTCACCATCGGTCTGCGAGTCAGCCCTGAGGAGGAGAGCCAGGGGCTCGACCTCGCTGAGCATGGTGAGACGGCCTACAACGACTAG
- a CDS encoding ABC transporter ATP-binding protein — MIDVQDLTKQYAGRTAVNHISFRVEPGEIVGFLGPNGAGKSTTMRILSGYMPATSGRASVAGFDVFHQSIQVRQNVGYMPENAPLYSDMKVKEYLRFRAELKGLSGLSMRRRIGEVMELTGVTDMRKRLIGNLSKGYRQRVALADALVHKPKLLILDEPTNGLDPVQIRHVRDLLRSLKSKHTVLLSTHILHEVEQSCDRVIMINQGRIRANDTPENLTRQLRSTTLLHLELEGSGPVTEKLAALPGVRKATEEPLLVHPWRRYTLRVEPDQDVREALLTLATAQKWRIREMHRQLPTLEDVFVEFSMNAGTPSDIPTHVL, encoded by the coding sequence ATGATTGATGTACAGGACCTCACCAAGCAGTATGCCGGGCGCACTGCGGTGAACCACATCTCCTTCCGGGTGGAGCCCGGCGAGATCGTGGGATTTCTCGGCCCCAATGGCGCTGGAAAATCCACCACCATGCGCATCCTCAGCGGCTACATGCCGGCCACCTCCGGGCGTGCCAGCGTGGCGGGTTTTGATGTCTTCCACCAGTCCATCCAGGTGCGGCAAAACGTGGGCTACATGCCCGAAAACGCGCCGCTCTACTCCGACATGAAGGTCAAGGAGTACCTCCGCTTCCGAGCCGAGCTCAAGGGCCTCTCCGGCCTGTCGATGCGCCGCCGCATTGGCGAAGTCATGGAGCTGACGGGCGTCACGGACATGCGCAAGCGCCTCATCGGCAATCTTTCCAAAGGCTACCGTCAGCGTGTCGCCCTGGCGGACGCCCTCGTGCACAAGCCCAAGCTGCTGATTCTGGACGAGCCGACCAACGGACTCGATCCGGTCCAGATCCGTCATGTGCGTGACCTGCTGCGCAGCCTCAAGTCCAAGCATACGGTGCTTCTGTCCACCCACATCCTGCATGAGGTGGAGCAGAGCTGCGACCGCGTCATCATGATCAATCAGGGGCGGATCCGCGCGAATGACACGCCGGAAAACCTGACCCGGCAGCTGCGCTCCACCACACTGCTGCATCTGGAGCTCGAAGGCAGCGGCCCGGTGACCGAAAAACTCGCCGCCCTGCCCGGCGTGCGGAAGGCCACTGAGGAACCCCTGCTCGTACACCCCTGGCGGCGCTACACCCTGCGGGTAGAACCCGACCAGGATGTGCGCGAGGCCCTGCTGACTCTGGCGACCGCGCAGAAGTGGCGCATCCGCGAGATGCACCGCCAGCTCCCCACATTGGAGGATGTGTTTGTCGAGTTCTCGATGAACGCAGGCACCCCCTCAGACATTCCCACCCACGTCCTATGA
- a CDS encoding ABC transporter permease, translating to MRLFWILLKKELHAFFVSPVAYVVLALAMVLNGFAFRAALSVLESAPSEGSIVSWTFHAMWFWLSYFFIFPLLTMRLFSEEKKLGTLETLFTAPVRAWQVVGAKYLASVIVYCVLWLPSLFNFKFAHWISAGQVELPPGAIAGAYIILVAMGMFNLAVGCFASALTSNQIVAAIISFTLSLLHFLLGVFIMVVGHKISDTIVEVVNYFAATEHIRIFTAGLIDSRPIIYYLSMSLLFLSFTHHVVEFRRWRP from the coding sequence ATGAGGCTCTTCTGGATTTTGCTCAAAAAGGAGCTGCACGCATTCTTTGTCTCCCCTGTGGCCTACGTCGTCCTGGCACTGGCCATGGTGCTCAACGGCTTTGCCTTCCGCGCCGCGCTTTCCGTGTTGGAGAGCGCCCCGAGCGAGGGGTCCATCGTCAGCTGGACCTTCCATGCCATGTGGTTCTGGCTCTCCTACTTTTTCATCTTCCCGCTGCTCACGATGCGCCTGTTTTCGGAGGAGAAAAAGCTCGGCACCCTGGAGACGCTCTTCACCGCGCCTGTGCGCGCCTGGCAGGTGGTCGGAGCCAAGTACCTGGCATCCGTCATTGTTTACTGCGTCCTCTGGCTGCCCAGCCTATTCAATTTCAAGTTTGCCCACTGGATCTCCGCCGGCCAGGTGGAACTGCCGCCCGGAGCCATCGCGGGTGCCTACATCATTCTCGTGGCCATGGGCATGTTTAACCTGGCGGTGGGCTGCTTTGCGTCTGCGCTGACGTCCAATCAGATCGTGGCCGCCATCATCTCCTTCACCCTGAGCCTGCTGCACTTTCTGCTGGGGGTCTTCATCATGGTCGTGGGACACAAGATCTCGGACACGATCGTGGAAGTGGTCAACTACTTCGCCGCCACCGAGCACATCCGCATCTTCACCGCAGGCCTGATCGACAGCCGTCCCATCATTTACTACCTCAGCATGTCGCTGCTGTTCCTCTCCTTCACCCATCACGTGGTGGAGTTCCGCCGCTGGCGCCCGTGA
- a CDS encoding GldG family protein encodes MQDTEQTPSQQEAAPSPEAPAPAAPAMPKRGGIGLNVAIQIFLALALFAGVNRLNYYHYWRWDMSPSQDYTLSPATLKYLDSLSRDVQIYIVFGRDSKVYGDIQSLLEEYRSHGRQRIKVRSIDPVRDIERAEQLKADTGLSLAQNGVLIRCGVNKRFITEDELVVREKGTSTNKQITEFRGEDAISSALISVVEGRIRRFYYVVGKGSRTGQGQDDAYNASIELGKQQNFEVIQVNLSEVAHIPTDADGLLILGPRYDLSEREISMLNDYWRTKRAGIFIMLDPSGETTRLNGFLTANGVRPRGDRVLCAESTSTGARKEYTVLGEFVKDVPFTRHLTASAITLAGQSESLEIKKDSPELKEQSITPSPLIQASPRFWGERQFLEELPIVDEEDTLPPIYVAASVERGATADETQRANSSRMVVVANATLLDKQTMLSISHDFVAAGVNWLMNREDFIGIPAKARHSYRIQLTDRQHELIFWITSITLPGIVLGLGLMIWASRRAA; translated from the coding sequence ATGCAGGACACTGAACAGACTCCATCCCAGCAGGAAGCCGCCCCGAGCCCGGAGGCACCTGCGCCCGCAGCCCCCGCCATGCCCAAGCGCGGCGGAATCGGCCTCAACGTCGCCATCCAGATCTTTCTGGCCCTGGCGCTCTTTGCCGGAGTGAACCGGCTGAACTACTACCACTACTGGCGCTGGGACATGAGCCCGAGCCAGGACTACACGCTGAGCCCCGCCACCCTGAAGTATCTCGACAGCCTCTCCCGCGATGTGCAGATCTACATCGTCTTTGGCCGCGACTCCAAGGTGTATGGTGACATCCAGTCGCTGCTGGAGGAGTACCGCAGCCACGGCCGTCAGCGCATCAAGGTGCGCTCGATTGATCCGGTGCGCGACATTGAGCGCGCCGAGCAGCTCAAGGCAGACACCGGGCTGTCTCTGGCTCAAAACGGCGTTCTGATCCGTTGTGGCGTGAACAAGCGCTTCATCACGGAGGATGAACTGGTCGTGCGCGAGAAAGGCACCAGCACGAACAAGCAGATCACCGAATTCCGCGGAGAGGACGCCATCTCCTCCGCCCTCATCTCCGTCGTGGAAGGCCGCATCCGCCGCTTCTACTACGTCGTCGGCAAAGGCAGCCGCACCGGCCAGGGGCAGGATGACGCCTACAATGCCTCGATCGAGCTCGGCAAGCAGCAGAACTTTGAGGTGATTCAGGTCAATCTCTCTGAAGTGGCCCACATCCCCACGGATGCCGACGGCCTGCTCATCCTCGGCCCCCGTTACGACCTCTCCGAGCGTGAGATCTCCATGCTCAATGACTACTGGCGCACCAAGCGCGCCGGCATCTTCATCATGCTGGACCCCAGCGGTGAAACCACCCGCCTCAATGGCTTTCTCACCGCCAACGGCGTGCGCCCACGTGGAGACCGTGTGCTCTGCGCTGAGAGCACCAGCACCGGTGCCAGGAAGGAATACACCGTGCTCGGGGAATTCGTCAAAGACGTGCCTTTCACCCGCCACCTCACGGCCTCAGCCATCACCCTGGCGGGGCAGAGCGAGTCTCTAGAAATCAAAAAAGACAGCCCGGAGCTCAAGGAGCAGTCCATCACCCCAAGCCCGCTGATCCAGGCCTCCCCCCGCTTCTGGGGAGAGCGCCAGTTCCTCGAAGAGCTGCCCATCGTGGACGAGGAAGACACCCTGCCGCCCATCTACGTGGCGGCCAGCGTCGAACGCGGCGCCACTGCCGACGAAACCCAGCGCGCCAACAGCTCCCGCATGGTCGTGGTGGCGAATGCCACGCTCCTCGACAAACAGACCATGCTCTCGATCAGCCACGACTTCGTCGCCGCAGGCGTCAACTGGCTGATGAACCGGGAAGATTTCATCGGCATCCCTGCCAAGGCCCGCCATTCCTACCGCATCCAGCTCACAGACAGGCAGCATGAGCTGATTTTCTGGATCACCTCCATCACGCTGCCGGGCATCGTTCTTGGCCTTGGGCTCATGATCTGGGCCAGCCGCCGCGCCGCCTGA
- a CDS encoding DUF4340 domain-containing protein, producing the protein MSARTTLVLFLLVAAMGAIILGIERYFPSAIDIRNVRRGPTRFEKEKVTRVEVLTADNTPLNFSRDGAAWKLQQPFEDLADPEKVAALIITLHEVEWIERIHREEFDDAEWQKTGLDKPRFKVRLFSADSPLYECWFGSPGVVENSLYIGIPEHGGETAWYLAKSNAPAVLQIPALSWRDPKLLRLPAEVITSITLTQPSGQITLARENEHYPWQLEKPLKTRGSKERITELLSAILNIEITEAKDAAHATALESSKTPHADEIKVTIESKTRGRTYEFTLKKPADEKQATTTATTAYRKPSFTVVAKNLLSLWVTPNELRDHLLAQIDGEHLDFLTINSKTHPEVNLRNEGGSWYLQRHGKWDAANGDRVARCLNALNTYEILDFAADTAADLAPYGLNDPFQTITWTPQRYKPIKLMFGHNAESTQFFAKYDSEPFIYRIDASLLPSIPPDGIKWKGLGALRFTTFALRRISLAQGALAPVVLDYNPVTAEWKANRGGRDVTAEIDRVKADQLAGNLSRFTVHDWAVDRTDALQALKTPFLTIQIVLGEPGRTDGPVREVEILFSPTQPNANTAFYFGQVKDDPDIFYMTSSGLLQIAGINVFKPKPTK; encoded by the coding sequence ATGAGCGCACGCACCACCCTCGTTCTCTTCCTGCTCGTGGCCGCCATGGGCGCGATCATCCTCGGCATCGAGCGCTACTTCCCCTCCGCCATTGACATCCGGAATGTCCGTCGTGGCCCCACCCGATTTGAAAAGGAGAAGGTCACCCGCGTGGAGGTGCTCACTGCAGACAATACACCGCTGAACTTTTCTCGTGATGGAGCGGCCTGGAAGCTGCAGCAGCCGTTTGAAGACCTGGCGGACCCTGAAAAGGTGGCCGCGCTCATCATTACCCTCCACGAAGTGGAATGGATTGAGCGCATCCACCGCGAGGAGTTTGACGATGCCGAATGGCAGAAGACCGGACTGGACAAGCCCCGCTTCAAAGTCCGCCTCTTCTCCGCAGACTCCCCACTCTACGAATGCTGGTTTGGCTCTCCCGGCGTCGTGGAAAACAGCCTCTACATCGGCATTCCCGAACATGGGGGAGAAACGGCCTGGTACCTCGCCAAGAGCAATGCTCCCGCCGTGCTGCAAATCCCTGCTCTCTCCTGGCGAGATCCGAAGCTCCTCCGCCTGCCCGCTGAAGTGATCACGAGCATCACGCTCACCCAGCCCTCCGGCCAGATCACCCTTGCCCGTGAAAACGAGCACTACCCCTGGCAGCTGGAGAAGCCGCTGAAGACCCGTGGCAGCAAGGAGCGGATCACCGAGCTTCTTTCCGCGATCCTCAACATCGAGATCACCGAAGCCAAGGACGCCGCCCATGCCACCGCGCTGGAGAGCAGCAAGACGCCGCACGCAGACGAGATCAAAGTCACGATCGAGTCTAAAACCCGGGGTCGAACCTATGAATTTACGCTCAAAAAGCCAGCCGATGAAAAGCAGGCCACCACCACGGCCACAACAGCCTACCGCAAGCCATCCTTTACCGTCGTCGCCAAAAACCTGCTGTCACTGTGGGTGACTCCCAATGAGCTGAGAGATCACCTCCTGGCCCAAATCGACGGAGAGCATCTGGATTTTCTCACGATCAACAGCAAGACACACCCTGAAGTCAACCTGCGCAACGAAGGCGGCTCGTGGTATCTGCAGCGCCACGGCAAATGGGATGCCGCCAACGGAGATCGTGTGGCCCGCTGTCTGAACGCGCTGAACACCTATGAAATCCTGGACTTTGCCGCTGACACCGCCGCCGACCTGGCTCCCTACGGCCTGAATGATCCCTTTCAGACCATCACGTGGACGCCACAGCGTTACAAACCGATCAAGCTGATGTTTGGCCACAATGCCGAGAGCACTCAGTTCTTTGCCAAATACGACTCCGAGCCCTTCATCTACCGTATTGACGCCTCGCTGCTTCCCTCCATCCCGCCCGATGGCATCAAGTGGAAGGGCCTCGGCGCACTCCGTTTCACGACGTTTGCCCTCCGCCGCATCAGCCTCGCCCAGGGTGCCCTGGCACCTGTGGTGCTGGACTACAATCCGGTGACGGCCGAATGGAAGGCCAACCGCGGCGGGCGCGATGTCACGGCCGAGATCGACCGTGTGAAGGCAGACCAGCTCGCAGGAAACCTTTCTCGTTTCACCGTGCATGACTGGGCCGTGGACCGCACCGATGCGCTGCAGGCCCTGAAGACGCCCTTTCTCACCATCCAGATCGTGCTGGGAGAGCCCGGACGCACGGATGGCCCTGTGCGCGAGGTGGAGATCCTTTTCTCCCCCACGCAGCCCAACGCCAACACTGCCTTCTATTTCGGCCAGGTGAAAGACGACCCGGACATCTTCTACATGACCAGCAGCGGTCTTTTGCAGATCGCGGGCATCAATGTATTCAAGCCCAAGCCCACGAAGTAG
- a CDS encoding PPC domain-containing protein, translated as MSSIRHLLLIAAACATSAYAAYPTFTTTKPNGAQRGTEVKLTLTGTQLDDFESLMFFSPGFTQKSVEKVEKTKVELTIAIAPEVPPGNHLMRVRTRTGISHARQFFVGIFPNVDEKEPNSDFETPQVVPINSTIEGVVQNEDVDYYRVSLKKGQRLSVEVDGLRLGYTVFDPYVAIIDKDRFEKAASDDTILHRQDGYCSYVAEEDGDYTVMIRESSYRGGGNSYYRLHIGSFRRPDVVFPAGGKVATKTKVRFIEKDGSFEEEAQLPAEIDPDYMMFSKTQEPAPSGNPFRLVTFDNAFEVEPNEDQATATAAPASPIALNGIIEKPGDVDYFKVPLKKGMTVELQAFAQSIGSPLDSVVNVYNAKGGSLSGNDDGGGRRRLDSKFKVSIPADGDYFVRVTDHLERGGPNFVYRIELITAEPEVFFASPQYTVNDNNYRQFIPVPKGGRYATLVNVTRNNVSGDFKFDVQNMPQGVKLLTDVVPKDIGSAPLLFEAAPEAPLGHQVVPISLTAVDPNIKTRGKLRQEFDVVRNGNVVYYTQIEDRLPVAVVEEAPYSLEIVKPAVPLVNNGILELKVAAKRKEGFKAPIRVFMIWKPNGVSALGEQTIPEGQNECTFQLDANSAAPAGKWNFTVMGEADGGSGRIYNASPFTEVETAPAYLTAPAIPLVAVEQGKEAVMVAKLEHLQPFEGEASAQVLGVPDTIPIESAKITKDTKEVAFKVKTDAKSPIGKQGNLFVRVDVPVKGTNTTTIHRIALGSILRIDAPRKVVTPPPAAPVVAANKPKEAPKPAAAPAPKVLSRLEQLRMEASGAKK; from the coding sequence ATGTCCTCCATCCGTCATTTGCTCCTCATTGCCGCAGCTTGCGCCACGTCCGCCTATGCTGCGTACCCCACCTTTACCACCACGAAGCCAAACGGCGCGCAGCGTGGCACGGAGGTGAAGCTGACGCTCACCGGCACTCAGTTGGATGATTTCGAGAGCCTGATGTTCTTCTCACCGGGCTTTACGCAGAAGAGTGTGGAAAAGGTGGAAAAAACCAAGGTGGAGCTCACCATCGCCATCGCGCCAGAAGTGCCCCCGGGAAATCACCTCATGCGAGTGCGCACTCGCACCGGCATCTCCCATGCACGCCAGTTCTTTGTGGGCATCTTCCCGAACGTGGACGAAAAGGAGCCCAACAGCGACTTTGAAACCCCGCAGGTGGTGCCGATCAACTCCACCATCGAAGGCGTGGTGCAGAACGAGGACGTGGACTACTACCGCGTCAGCCTCAAGAAAGGCCAGCGCCTCTCCGTCGAAGTGGACGGCCTCCGCCTCGGTTACACCGTCTTTGACCCCTACGTGGCCATCATCGACAAGGACCGCTTTGAAAAGGCCGCCTCTGACGACACCATCCTCCACCGCCAGGACGGTTATTGCTCCTATGTGGCCGAGGAAGACGGCGACTACACCGTGATGATTCGCGAGTCCTCCTACCGTGGCGGCGGCAACTCCTACTATCGTCTTCACATCGGCAGCTTCCGCCGTCCGGACGTTGTCTTCCCGGCGGGTGGCAAAGTTGCCACCAAGACCAAGGTTCGCTTCATCGAAAAAGACGGCTCCTTTGAAGAAGAGGCGCAGCTCCCGGCGGAAATCGACCCGGATTACATGATGTTCTCCAAGACCCAGGAGCCCGCTCCCTCCGGCAATCCCTTCCGTCTCGTGACCTTTGACAACGCCTTTGAAGTGGAGCCCAATGAGGACCAGGCCACGGCCACAGCCGCTCCTGCTTCTCCCATCGCTCTGAACGGCATCATCGAAAAGCCCGGCGACGTGGACTATTTCAAGGTGCCTCTCAAGAAAGGCATGACCGTGGAGTTGCAAGCCTTTGCCCAGAGCATCGGCTCCCCGCTGGACAGCGTGGTGAATGTGTACAATGCCAAGGGCGGCTCCCTAAGCGGCAATGACGACGGCGGTGGCCGCCGACGCCTGGACAGCAAGTTCAAGGTCAGCATCCCCGCTGACGGCGACTACTTTGTTCGTGTGACCGATCACCTGGAACGCGGCGGCCCGAATTTTGTCTATCGAATCGAGCTCATCACCGCAGAGCCCGAGGTCTTCTTTGCCTCTCCGCAGTACACGGTGAACGATAACAACTACCGCCAGTTCATCCCGGTGCCGAAAGGCGGCCGCTACGCCACGCTGGTGAACGTGACGCGCAACAACGTCTCCGGCGATTTCAAGTTCGACGTGCAGAACATGCCGCAGGGCGTCAAGCTGCTCACCGACGTGGTGCCCAAGGATATTGGCAGCGCCCCGCTGCTCTTTGAGGCCGCCCCCGAGGCTCCGCTGGGCCATCAGGTGGTGCCGATCTCTCTCACCGCTGTGGATCCAAACATCAAGACTCGCGGCAAGCTGCGCCAGGAGTTTGACGTCGTGCGCAATGGCAACGTGGTCTATTACACCCAGATCGAAGACCGCCTGCCGGTGGCCGTGGTGGAGGAGGCTCCGTATTCCCTGGAGATCGTGAAGCCTGCCGTGCCGCTCGTGAACAACGGCATCCTTGAGCTCAAAGTGGCCGCCAAGCGCAAGGAGGGCTTCAAGGCCCCCATCCGCGTGTTCATGATCTGGAAGCCCAACGGCGTCAGCGCCCTCGGCGAGCAGACCATCCCTGAAGGCCAGAACGAGTGCACCTTCCAGCTCGATGCGAACTCCGCCGCACCTGCGGGCAAATGGAACTTCACCGTGATGGGCGAGGCCGATGGTGGCAGCGGCCGCATCTACAATGCGTCTCCCTTTACCGAAGTGGAAACCGCACCCGCCTACCTCACGGCACCTGCCATCCCGCTCGTCGCTGTGGAGCAGGGCAAGGAAGCTGTGATGGTGGCCAAGCTGGAGCACCTGCAGCCCTTTGAAGGCGAGGCCAGCGCCCAGGTGCTTGGCGTGCCGGACACCATCCCGATCGAGTCCGCGAAGATCACCAAGGACACCAAGGAAGTGGCCTTCAAGGTGAAGACGGATGCCAAGTCTCCCATCGGCAAGCAGGGCAACCTCTTTGTGCGTGTGGACGTCCCAGTGAAGGGCACCAACACCACGACGATCCATCGCATCGCGCTGGGCTCCATCCTCCGCATTGACGCCCCACGCAAGGTGGTGACCCCGCCGCCCGCTGCGCCAGTGGTGGCTGCCAACAAGCCCAAGGAAGCTCCCAAGCCCGCCGCCGCTCCCGCCCCGAAAGTTCTCTCCCGCCTGGAGCAGCTCCGCATGGAAGCCTCTGGTGCGAAGAAGTAA